The sequence below is a genomic window from Plasmodium coatneyi strain Hackeri chromosome 13, complete sequence.
ggtccacatgcatataccttagtaaaggagcGAAAACGAAGATCaacgccaaaaaaaagaaggaaaaaatgttcaggtcgccgcatgattattgatattcatttagaagtcttagacgaatgtcaaagggGCGATGTGACATTAACGAAGGAAGATTATTTCACCATTCttgttcaagaatttatgggaatcgaattcataaaaaaagactttgttccaaaggaagaggtttctatggttgatgttcctaaggaaagtgtttctagggaagttgttcctaaggaacaggttccaagtttagattccgggtttagggaggaaaactctgttcctaaggaagatattaccatggaacaggttccatgttcaaaTTCCGAATTTagcgaaaatgttttttcacAAACTACATATTGGGTTAATTGGATCGAAAAGAATAAAGCTGTGTTAGAGGAAATTAAAACACAACCTTGGTTTTATGACCTAAAGGTAAGTTGGAGGGAGCATCAGCGGGAACATGCTGACCGCAGTGAATTGAATGatgataataatttttcatttgaagaaaaaaggaaagagttTTTTAGGAGTTGGGTAAGGAAGCAACATGCCCTTATGGAATTGAACAGTCAAACAGCAGATTGGTTCAAGCATTTGTTGGGCAACATGGAAGAGTTGGAACCGGAACAGTTAGAACAGCAAGAATTGTGTCAAAAGTCCCATAAGAAAAATCGTTTAGCTGCCAAATTATGGATGCTAATCTTGGCATTGTTGTTTGAGGAgtgtggaagggaagaaaatgtgtgtaaTAAGGAATTgtatttagatcatttattacaaagtGTTTGAAGAAAGCATATGAGCATATAAGTAGAAATGGAATATGATAGCAATATTccacttttcccttccattaaGCGACATACATAATTTGTTATAATATTTGTACTATttgctacttttttcttttctttttacaatgttaatcattttgtaaatttttgtatgtaatttccttttttttcttttttctttttttttgttctttttgcaACTTCCCATAAATTGAACCCACTTTTTTAATCTTCccacattttcaattttcaaTTCTCAcctttaaaagggggggtgcaTATTTTCTATACTTACACAGTGGTGAGAGCTTGAGGGCCATCCACCTTTTGTTGTGTGCGGATACTAATGCGTTGGCAACAATGGTGTGTTCTTGAGGAATGTGTGcgaaatggaagggaaaagaaaatgtgtcCCTGTGTGCGTATTCGATAAAGATGTTGAatatttagatcatttattacaaaacactttaaaaagtaaaaaaagggacttGTTCCCGCAAGTTTAGAGTAAAGACCAACCGGTAAATCCGCCTAGAAATGAACTTAAATGTAGAAATAAACCTTTTGGGGGGAGCTCCTTCCTCATGTCATTTAGCCATACGTTCACCAGGGGTGTGCCAATTGCACAGGTTCCTGGGGGGTTCAAAGATATGCGCgccttatatacatacggACGAACGGTACAATCGCccacaaagggggaaagtaataaaaaaaataaataaataaaaataattgtaaACTGAAGAACAAACTGCTAGggggaataaagaaaaaaatgaaaaaccgTTGCAAAGGAGTATTTTATGTAGCATCGGAGCAATGACGAAAAAACTGCTAAggggaacggaaaaaaaaataaataaaagagaatGCGTGGTCCGATTTAAAAAGGTACAATGAAGCGTTTGGATGTGCCTATGTAAGTGATGGTACACTTATGGGTGTCATGTAGTCACATGCCCACGGTATTGATTTTTGCTTATAGGGAGGCAACACCGTtacgatgagaaaaaaaaaaaaaaaaaatacaaaatggggacGCAAATGGTGGCCAAGGAAGCGTACAAACAATTTGTAGGTCGAAGAATGCGAAGCgtaaggagggaaaaaaaaatgccacgACAGTTACTCAATTGTAGCACGCGTCGCCTGCGCTACTGCGTTAAATAAAACCTCTGCATTAAGGGAAAAGCTGAAATTGAAAATGCATCCAAAATGCAAACAAAGCAGAACGtgggaaaatgcaaagttGCTAATATTTGTGAAAAACGTAAAAACATATcctacgcaaaaaaaaaaaataaggaaaactGTTTGAGCAGTACTACCTTCATTGCGTATGACGGTGCGCATCTGAGGCAACCTTCGTGAATCGAACTTTGGCAATTACGACTTTGCTTGTTCGTTACTCCTGTGTTCAGCATACAGCGCACAACATTACAGTGtatgatgtatatatgcgttttttttttttttttttttttttttttcttttccatcttCCCCTCAACCCTCTGTAATTGTTTCCCTCGCTACGTTCGATGTATAGCATACGGCGCGTACCGTGTAGCGAATAACGCAGAGAGcaacttccttttcgttgATCCACTGCCCTACAATAGGCGTACATTTTTGAGGCGCAATCACTGTTTTGACCCTATACGTACTTCCCCGGTCAGCCGAAGCACCCCTCCTTTCTGTAATCCCTTCGTTGTGCCGCTTAACGGCTCCGTCCtgcacgtaaaaaaaaaaattaacccaAAGAAATATGGATCAAACACCAGACGCTAAGCCTGAAGAGATCGACTTGGAGAAGTACACCCACTCCGGGTCCATCGCGAACACCACATTGAAGAAAATCATCGAGAAGTGTGTAGAAGGTAAGTACGGAACACGTAGCTAACCAAGGGGAAGGGGCACACTACTGCTGTGCCAGTTTGTTCTTGCTGTATCATGCCCCTCTtctgttttcccccttttcgaTGACGCGACCCCTACACGTTAACCGTTCCATCTTTGCAGGTGCCAAGATCTGCGAGTTATGCGACTTTGGAGAGAAGGTACTGAAGGAAGAGCTAGACAAagtgtacacaaaaaaagaaaaaggaaataaagtgGAAAAGGGGATTAGTTTCCCCGTGACGATTAACGTGAACGAAGTGTGCAACAACTACTCCCCTGCACCTTCCGAGAATGAGGAGACCATAAAAAGTGGAGACATTGTTAAGATATGCTTGGGCTGCCACATAGATGGGCACATCAGTATGGTTGGCCACACCATCTACATCGGCAACGAAAATGAAGTCATTGAAGGTCCCAAGGCGGAAGTATTAAAGAACGCGCATACCCTCTCGCAGCTATTTTTGAAAAGTCTAAAGGTTGGAGTAAACGCCAGTGACGTGACAAAAAATATCCAGAAGGCATGTGAAGAATTAAAGTGTACTGTAATTCCCAACTGTGTAACCTACCAGATTAAGAAGTACATCTTGGAAGGAAGCAAATTTATTTCGCTAAAGGAGAACCCTGAAAATAAAGTTGAAGACTTCCAGATAGAATCCGACGACATATACATCGTCGACGTGATGGTCACCACAGgggatggaaaaattaaagagaGTGATCATAAGACTACCATTTATAAACGGGAAGTGCAAAAGAATTACCACTTGAAAACAAATTTGGGTAGATCCTTCATCAACGAGGTCAATAAAAAGTTTCCcgtccttcccttccatgtGAAGCATGTAGAAGATCAGCGAGCCGCTCTCATCGGTATCCCCGAAGCATTAAGACATGACCTAATCAAACCGTACAATGTCTACacggagaagaaaaaagaatttgtgTCTCAGTTTAAGTACACCGTTAtggttaaggaagaaggaattaaGCAGCTCACTGGTATCAAGTGTTCTCAACTGAATAACTGTAAAACGGTGAATGAGATCCAGGACGAGACGTTGAAGGCCATTCTGGCTACGTCCCTAACGgccaagaagaagaagaccaAAGGGAAGCCCAACGGGGAAGCGTCCCAGGATAACTGAATAGCAAGTGCACGAGAAACGTTCCTCCATGTCCCTTTTAGCATCACGCGAGTGATAGCCAATCGTTTGGTCCATACAGCAAATGCGTGACGGAAATGGCAGCAGTGGTAGCCACATTCGGTGGCCACTTCCACCTTGCCCTGCGCGCAAAAACTGCTAGCATATAATTAAAGCAAAACGAAAACGGTacgtttgttttattttgttaatttatatatgcgtatcattattaattttttctgctttttttttaaactacacattttttaaaacaacaGAATTTATAAGTTTTTCCGAAGTGGGAAGATTAACAAAAGTGACATAAACATATGTggggacatttttttttttttttgctccacCCCAAAGGGTGGCCTCAAATTTGAATGCGCCTGGAGGGGGCGACACTTGGGCATTGTGGCAACATGGACATAAGCATATaggcacacacatatacatgcacgtacgtgtatatatgtatttttgcaCCCATTTCGCGGCATCCGAAATCGGGCAGACGGCCGTGTGGAACGACAAACTGGCGCGTTGACAAAAAAACGCCCGTGGGGGCCACATGATTGATTGATTGATTGATTGATTgattgcacacaaaaaaaaaagaaaggtgtgaaaaagaagggaaaagatgAAGTGCGCGGTGGGTGGCCTCTTcacgttttttcttcttccttttctatttttttttttttttccctgttggctagctggaaaaaaaaaaaaaattttccctgcTGCTGCACACCGTGCCCCCTAAAACAAATTGTTGTACAGCTTATCCTTCTTGTAGGTAAACTTGAGCACGTAGAGGAGGCAGAAGGATATTAACCATGGGAAGCACGTCAGGATTAACAAGACGTTGGACAAAACGTGGACATTGTGCTTGTTCACATTCACGTGCACGTTGTTGACCTTCCTCTTGTCGATATAATTATATCGGttgagaaggaaagagagaaaaaaagtgccaaTGATGGAAGACCCAATGTTCTCGAAAGCGCTCATCAACGCCATGACGAAAGCAGTGTGTCTCTGTTTGACAATGTCAATTATGATGGGTTTATGTGTGCCTATATTTATCCACCCACTTAAAATACCCATAAAGAGAGAAATTATAACAAAGTACATAAAAGAATCCGCTTCCttgggcacaaaaaaaaacatcgtGAACATTAAAATGATCCGTAAGCAGTGCGTACACATTCCTATCCTTTGCCGATTTATGTCTTTGTtcaatttataaatatagtCGCTGATAATCCCAATGAAGGGAGAAATTAAACTCGCACAAAGCCAACTTAAGGATATGATTAGGCCACTTCGGAAATCCGATATATTACAgtactgaaaaaaataaatcattAAGCTGAGGACATGTTTGGGGATTCCATTTAACATTCCCATGGTGATCATTAGCCAAAAActgtaatttttaaaaacgtaTTTAATTTCGTATAGGTATGAAAATTCATACTTCaactttttatctttttccttttcgtcttCTTCTAGTAGATTGTCCAATTCTTCTCTGTGTTCatacttttctctttcttcatttcgctttgcaaaaatggaggaggacgAGGAGGagtttgttcccttttttgtgatttCATTTGCATCATCTTCCAgcgagttttttttcttcttcgcgTCTTTCGTATGATTCTTTCCCACAGTGGTACAGTCTCCCTCCCCGCTAACTGCACTTTCCCCGCTGCTACTCCTATTGGCTCCTACATTTAGTGCGCTACCCTTCAGGGAACTCCCCTTCTTCGAAGCCATGTGGCAAAAGGATCGCTTAATAAGATTACTGTTCATCCTCTCGCCGGTCGATATTAAACTAATGGTGTTCAAATCATCATTCGTGCTTGCGCTGTGCCTTACACCCAACTTGCTCGAATTATGTAACACATACTTGCTGTCGTAACTTTTGCTCGTTCCAAGGGGTACGTGACGATCCCCCTGTTCCACCTCTTCCCTGGCCTCTCCACAATTGCCCTTCATGGACTGTTTACCCTTCTCTTcgttaaaaagtaaaatttcttcctcctctttcttcttcttctttttcttctcctctgtCCTTTCGTTTGGCCTTTCCTTACTTGCACCCTGGAGATCCTCcaatttgttgtttttccccttgcagtaattttcctccttctcgcTCTCCTGACAGACATCCGTCATGTTGTCGAAGGAGACCAAGTAACTGAAGCTGTAGTTTTTGCTTCTGCTGcgttggaattttttttgcttgaTTAATCTTAGCAGGTATATACAGACGAGGATCGGAAAGAAGGATATTACGAAGTAACATATTCGCCACCCATTAAACCCCAAGTAGAACTTATTGCTCAGGTTGGTGTTTATCGAAATGGACAGCATGTGCgaaatggaggagaaaaaatgaaggaagccAAAAATGGTACTTCGGTTTTCACTAAAAACATTGTTGGTGTAAATTTTCTGAATCAAGATGTATATACATGAGTTGTTGATCCCCAtaataaacataaaaaaaaaaaagtacaggAAATTATTTGACAGCATGATACCAAAAATGACTACCACGTAGACGATGGAAGAGACCAATAGAATGTTCAGTGTGTATCTGTATTCACCCCATATGACTTCGTCGCTGACGTACGTGCTattatgtttctttttttcctcattagttgttttttcttcttccactgcGTTCACACCGCTGTTTACACAGGGCGCTTTGTTTGTGCTGCTCTCCTTCGCCCCTTCCTGCGCGCTCTCCCCCTTGAATTGTATTTCGTACTGGGTATCACTCACACCGCTATCCACACCTCCAACCCTGTCCTCCTTGACGCGGTCACTTCTCTCCTCATTGGCGCTGCCACTCGTGCTGACGCTGTTCTCCCCCACGCAGGCCTTCTCATACTTCACCAAAAATATCTTCTTAAAGGAGTAATCGAAAAaaagcgcaaaaaaaaaattgaaggcaGAGTACGCCAACTTGTACATGGTGTTCACGTAGTACAAAGTTTTCACATCAATGTTGAAGTCATTTTCAATGGACTTGTACAAGGAGGGCAGAGTCTGGTCCAGGTACTTATGTATAAAGGTAAAAAACAGACACAACGTAAATGTGTTTACGTAGGTATACTGCAGATTATTCTGGGGGAATAAATTCTTGACGTTGTGAATCATGTTGGTAATTATTGACATGCCCCCTTTCCTCCACTTCCCTGCACCCTTGTTGGTGTTCGTCTccgttttttccatttattcaCTTATGTTGGGgagtaaaaatttgttaagGGTTGTTCTCGGTGGAGGGGGTTGCCGCTAAGCTGGTCATGCCTCTTTACGGTACTGGTGTGCACGAAACTGAGCAGCTTCCAACTGGCTGTTCCACTTAATCGTGATCCGCCCTACGCCGTGCACATCGAATGAGTGTTACATAAGTTTTAAGTGGTGACGGGTGCACACACAGAACGACAGGCGTAGCCATGGTCATTTCAGCACCCACCAATTGCGTCCGTGCAGGCAACCGGGTGGACAGACCCATATCACGCGATCTGCACCTGGACTGCCTCTTccccaaaaaggaaggtgaacCAACTAGTTGCACATAAAATATCTTCACAGTGCATACACATGAATGCATAGCAAAGAGAAGTTCGCTACATGGCAacgaattaaaaatgtaaatgccAAACGAGGTGAAGGGGAGGGGCAAACAGAAGTTCTATGAGatctcccccccctttgtgtCACTCCATATAGGGGACActatattttacaaaaaataaaataaaataaaataacaaaggGAACAGTAAGAATATCAAATGGGGACATAAAAATGGtgtttacaaaaaagttGCCAACAAATTAAGCGCACTTGGATTAATCTTAAACGAAGCGGCGAATTGTTATTCACCAAACGGGTAGTTAAAACAATGTCGTTCTAATCAACCGAAGTGGCAGTTGCATACTTGTGCAATGCGTACAATagcattttgaaaaaagtctGCTGCGCTGGGGCTATTCAGCAATTTAGCAGTTTAGCAAATAAGCAAATTAGCTGTTTAGCAATTTGGCAATTTAGCCATTGTGACCCtttggcgttttttttatttttttccaaatgttcTGCCTTATTCAGGCTAAAAAATGAGCACCCACTTggaagcatatatattcatgtggggTATTGGTGTATGCCCACTACACGTAAAAGGGTGCCTCCCTGGTatgcaaaaatttgcatatatttgtacGTAAGAATTGCCTACTTGCATGCGTATACACGCAACGTGGGTGAACCGAACAGTGGAGCAGCGTTCATGCGCTCAACTCGTACTACATCCGTACGCACGTGCGTACTTCGCCAACGCGCCCATATGAAACGTACAAATTCAggcaaagagaaaaaaaaaaaaaaaattagtgaCCCCTCATGGGCAAAAGTCCCACGCAGCGGAGAGATGCCCACTGAAGAAGAACAGTTTCCCATCGCGTACAAAGCTCCATAATaagcaattaaaaaaaaaaaaaaacatctcTCCATTTATATATCTTTTTTGCAAACCAGTTGGGGAAAACTCGTGGAACTACTTATTACTCCCAAATTTTTGCgtctccaatttttttttttttcaattcccaCCTCTCCCGTTGTTACGCATAGCCTCAATTGTAGCCTCAGTACGGAATCCGTACTGCCGgttttatttgattttttgaAAATCCCAAGATAGAGGGGGAGCGTCACACGTGCAGACTTACGTGCGTGTACTCTTCTGCAAGCTTGTGGGTGTACCATAAGacggcaattttttccccttcaacTTTGGAATGAATACGAAAGCTCATGCGTACGTATTGCCACACGGTCATACCCTATGCATAGTTATGTGCGTGTAGAGCCCCTCCGTCCAGTCGTTGCGACAGATGGGAAGGCGCATAAAAAGTAGTGTGCCATCGTGAGAACGTTTCCTGGTATATTCTCGTCCTGCAAGATGAAGCGCAGCCAAATGCTCAAAGACACGCtgaagaaaagcaaaattcCAACAGATACCTACAGAAAgcaacaaaagaagaaagagaaaaaaaaaaaaaaacaggagtGGTCCGAACAGCTGGAAAAACTTGTGAGAACAAAGAACCCACATGACGTCAAGGAAAAGTTAGATGCTCTCCGGATAAGGGAGCAGCAAGGGAAGCTCCTTcacgtggaaaaaaaaaaactgaagcAGTATGAAATATTGTGGAAtttgataaaggaaaaggtgaagGATGGGAGCTACTTCTACAGTAACAATGGGGTGGTGTTCAGCATGAGTGAACAGCACGGGGAGGGCGCTGCAGGCAGCGGTGACGGTGCAGACAGCAGTCATGGTGTAAGTAACGTTGTTGGTGCAAGTGACCCTGTTGGTGAAGACAACTTTTCTGGTGAGCAACGCCAGGATGATGCACCTGACGATGAAAACGACTACGCCAGCTCAGATATCGAAGTGAGTTCGGAGTCATCCGATCAGAATGATGACTCAGGCAGCATGGAAAGTGATGACGTAAGCAGCTCACAGGGTGATGATTTAAGAAGACCTCCAGGGGAGGAGGACCAGGAGGAAGACTTCTTCCTGGAGTCCCTACCCTCCCTACCAAAAGGACTACCCGATGAATTTATCATACCAAACATGAATGCACACCCGAATGGGGGTTATTATCCCAATGCGAATGTAAATAGCTACCCAAATTACCAACCACCCATCCCTTTTAACGCCACAGGGAAAAGCGGTGGGTACTATGCGTATGGCAGTAATGGGTATTATGGTGGGTATCCAAATggagtaaatttttatttcggCCCTGGTTACCCTGCCCCATATGTACATGCCGTCGGGAGGGAAAGCTGCCTAGACAGGCAAGTTAAGAAAGTAGAAGCCATTCCAACAGATGATGGGCAACAAGAAGGGAAGAGCGAAAATTGCAGCAAGGACAACCTTCCCTGCCCTGGTGAAGACAACACGGATCCCACTTCTTCAAAATTGAGTAGTAACGTACCTAACGTTTCGAGCAATGAAAGGGAGTTTCCCCCCGAGGGAGATTCTACTTTAGCCACTGATGGAACGAAGGATGTTAACGCTTCCATGAGCGCCCATGGGGAGGGCCCTGCCATTTGTGCTAACCCTAACCCAGAtgaaggggagaaaaattcCATCCATGACGGTGCGGGAAGCCACCTCAGCGGTGCCGAGGTTGATTGCAAGGAAGCAAACGAAAAAGGTGGCACAGCGCCACCGCCTCCACCGGGTGTTCCACCGAATGTTCCACCGAATGTTCCACCGAATGTTCCACCGAGTGGCTACCCCAACAATGGCACGCACAACCCTTTTATCGCTCCCATCTATGGTACAAACTACTACTACAATTACGCCCACCTGTATGGCAATTTTAATACGGGCCAAATGAACGGAGCCAATTGTTTTATCCCCACGAATAACAACATGGCCATGTGGGGCGCTCCTAATTTAAGGGGGGGACACGGGTATGTTGGCCCTTCAAGGAACTACGGAGATAGGGGAAAGAGGCATAGCAACCCTAATAGGCCTAGAGGGGGGAATCCGGCATCAAAGAAGGCTCGAATGGGAGCAAACGGGGCAAACTATGGTTTCCCTATGAGTCAGCCAGATGAGTATGATCAGAGTGGGCGTAGGGGGAATGCCCACGTAAGTGGTTATGGTGAACGTGGTCAAGGGGGAAGGCGGCCCCATCCGCGGCAACGACATCAAGAGGACCGGACGACGGAACCGCGCCatggaaaggaagaggacCCACAGCCAACCGCACAGTATTTCGTGCCCATCAATTTAAGACTAAAGAACAAACTAAACGATCTGTGCGAAACAAAAATTAACGCAgttaagaaggaaacaaatgtTAGCGACAAAAATGTTAACCTAGACGTAGAATACAGTAAGTTCATAAAAGAGGTAGACTTGGGGTAGAAAAGAAGTGCCCCCTCCTTCCCCTATTTtcttaattctttttttttttaaggtacaAATGAATTGCAGCTTAGGTGAGGCATTCATTTTTGGCGTACTGTACCAGTCGTACGCAGGTGTTTGTGTAGCTCCACATTTATGAGCAGCGCGTTTGTCTCCATCTGCACATATACGTGTGCgtgtttgtttttgtttttaagtTGATGTTTTCGTTGAAAGGTTGAGAATACTTTTTCTGTGCAAATTTCACGTTTAGTTTTTGCATTAGCAAGgaactgcattttttttttgtgtacataaCCCAGCATTGTTGGAAAAGTGGACGAAAAAGAGGCGAGGCGAACCCCGCCGTGGAAAATTTAAATCCCAATTTTGTTTAAGAAGAATAGGAGGAGCATGTTGAGCGGGATTCCGGGGACGACGTTCTTCGCCTGCGAGTGGGGAGGGACAAACGGTTTCGCTAAAAGGGCTGTAAAAGGTTAGCATGATGTAGCAAAACGTAGCGTGGCGTAGCACATCGTAGCAAAGCGCAGCAGAACGAGCGCTACGCGGGGCCTAGGCACAACCCTCCTCCGGAATTACCAAATAGGTACTGGTCGCTATTAAATTAATGGACATCAGGAGCATTATCAGATACTTGAGGTTttctaaaatgaaaataaattacatcACATatggaaagggaaacaaaaatataaaaggtAGCATGTTTGTGGTGGTACCCAAAAGGGTGCAAATGTGGTGTTCCTCCTCcgcatccttctttttaaatgcacCCAAAAAGGAACCCCCTCTTTGACTCCCTTACTGTTGGTCCTGGTTAGCAGTATGTAGGGGATCCAGAAGAAGCAAATTTTGGTCACCAAATAGTTGAATGGTATTCCtgcaaaaaagagaagcaaaGATAATGATATCCATGAAATGCCTCCCTGATgagctgcttttttttgttgttgagATTGCGTTAATCTCCGTTCCGAAGTTTTACTCGAAAGGACGTTGAAGTGGTGGAGAGAAATGTTGTTTTTAAACTCGTTCCTGCGTGgggagggggggagaaaTGGGGCTTCGTCAGTTACGCTCAAGTGGGGTTT
It includes:
- a CDS encoding Proliferation-associated protein 2g4, with protein sequence MDQTPDAKPEEIDLEKYTHSGSIANTTLKKIIEKCVEGAKICELCDFGEKVLKEELDKVYTKKEKGNKVEKGISFPVTINVNEVCNNYSPAPSENEETIKSGDIVKICLGCHIDGHISMVGHTIYIGNENEVIEGPKAEVLKNAHTLSQLFLKSLKVGVNASDVTKNIQKACEELKCTVIPNCVTYQIKKYILEGSKFISLKENPENKVEDFQIESDDIYIVDVMVTTGDGKIKESDHKTTIYKREVQKNYHLKTNLGRSFINEVNKKFPVLPFHVKHVEDQRAALIGIPEALRHDLIKPYNVYTEKKKEFVSQFKYTVMVKEEGIKQLTGIKCSQLNNCKTVNEIQDETLKAILATSLTAKKKKTKGKPNGEASQDN
- a CDS encoding Transporter protein — encoded protein: MEKTETNTNKGAGKWRKGGMSIITNMIHNVKNLFPQNNLQYTYVNTFTLCLFFTFIHKYLDQTLPSLYKSIENDFNIDVKTLYYVNTMYKLAYSAFNFFFALFFDYSFKKIFLVKYEKACVGENSVSTSGSANEERSDRVKEDRVGGVDSGVSDTQYEIQFKGESAQEGAKESSTNKAPCVNSGVNAVEEEKTTNEEKKKHNSTYVSDEVIWGEYRYTLNILLVSSIVYVVVIFGIMLSNNFLYFFFFMFIMGINNSCIYILIQKIYTNNVFSENRSTIFGFLHFFSSISHMLSISINTNLSNKFYLGFNGWRICYFVISFFPILVCIYLLRLIKQKKFQRSRSKNYSFSYLVSFDNMTDVCQESEKEENYCKGKNNKLEDLQGASKERPNERTEEKKKKKKKEEEEILLFNEEKGKQSMKGNCGEAREEVEQGDRHVPLGTSKSYDSKYVLHNSSKLGVRHSASTNDDLNTISLISTGERMNSNLIKRSFCHMASKKGSSLKGSALNVGANRSSSGESAVSGEGDCTTVGKNHTKDAKKKKNSLEDDANEITKKGTNSSSSSSIFAKRNEEREKYEHREELDNLLEEDEKEKDKKLKYEFSYLYEIKYVFKNYSFWLMITMGMLNGIPKHVLSLMIYFFQYCNISDFRSGLIISLSWLCASLISPFIGIISDYIYKLNKDINRQRIGMCTHCLRIILMFTMFFFVPKEADSFMYFVIISLFMGILSGWINIGTHKPIIIDIVKQRHTAFVMALMSAFENIGSSIIGTFFLSFLLNRYNYIDKRKVNNVHVNVNKHNVHVLSNVLLILTCFPWLISFCLLYVLKFTYKKDKLYNNLF